In Gopherus flavomarginatus isolate rGopFla2 chromosome 1, rGopFla2.mat.asm, whole genome shotgun sequence, a single genomic region encodes these proteins:
- the LOC127055218 gene encoding myb/SANT-like DNA-binding domain-containing protein 2 gives MQSPENRKNAPAWTAREVLDLIAIWGEDSVLTELRSKRRNGNTFEKISKAMMEEGHTRDSVQCRVKVKELRQAYQKTKEANGRSRAGPKTCRFYAELHAILRGSATTTPPLSMDSEVGVVMSAMAEDSADGEDEEEDKLAENTQHSVLPNSQELLLTQTELPSQPSQASSPDNEAMEATSAANFSSLPTPSQWLSQMRQSKKKKDVRRNVLGNHGSNPQ, from the exons atgcagtctcctgagaatcgaaaaaatgctccagcatggaccgcacgggaggtactggatctgatcgctatatggggagaggattctgtgctaacagaactccgatccaaaagacgaaatggaaacacatttgaaaaaatttccaaggctatgatggaggaaggccacaccagggactcagtgcagtgcagagtgaaagttaaggagctcagacaagcctaccagaaaaccaaagaagcaaatggaaggtccagggcagggccgaaaacatgccgcttctacgctgagctgcatgcaattctaagggggtccgccaccactaccccacccctgtccatggattccgaggtgggggtggtaatgtcagccatggctgaggattctgcagatggggaagatgaagaggaggacaagcttgcagagaacacacagcactccgttctccccaacagccaggagcttttactcacccagacggaattaccctcacagccctcccaagccagtagcccagacaatgaagccatggaagcaacctctg ctgcaaatttttcaagcctccctactccatcccaatgGCTATCTCAGATGaggcagagtaaaaaaaaaaaagacgtgagacgaaatgttctcggaaatcatggaagtaacccgcaatga